One window from the genome of Nicotiana tomentosiformis chromosome 5, ASM39032v3, whole genome shotgun sequence encodes:
- the LOC104120971 gene encoding rRNA-processing protein fcf2-like yields MPENKPVVGLSWEPKLPQLSFGTKKSSFNKEAETSALYKPSSELIDGLFVPPNDPKKVNKFLRKQVKDTAGKNWFDMPAQTITPELKRDLQLLKLRGAMDPKRHYKKSDLKSKALPKYFQVGTVIEPASEYYSSRLTKKERKTTITDELLSDRKLGLYRKRKVREIEEHNRPGGVDKWKIRGSQSWKRAKQRRH; encoded by the exons ATGCCTGAAAACAAGCCTGTAGTTGGACTTTCATGGGAACCAAAATTACCTCAATTATCATTTGGTACCAAAAAGAGCAGCTTCAATAAGGAGGCCGAAACCAGTGCACTATACAAACCTAGTTCTGAACTTATTGACGGCTTATTTGTTCCGCCTAATGATCCTAAAAAGGTGAACAAATTTCTACGAAAACAAGTCAAGGATACTGCTGGCAAAAACTG GTTTGATATGCCTGCACAAACAATTACTCCGGAGCTGAAAAGAGATCTCCAGCTGTTAAAG TTAAGGGGTGCCATGGATCCAAAAAGGCACTACAAGAAAAGTGATTTGAAGTCAAAAGCACTACCTAAATATTTCCAG GTTGGCACAGTAATAGAGCCAGCATCTGAATACTACTCAAGCAGACTGACTAAGAAGGAGAGAAAGACGACAATTACTGATGAGCTACTTTCCGACCGCAAACTTGGGTTGTATAG AAAACGTAAGGTTCGCGAGATTGAAGAACATAATCGGCCAGGTGGAGTGGACAAGTGGAAGATTAGAGGTTCACAGTCATGGAAGCGCGCAAAGCAAAGAAGGCATTGA